Proteins from a single region of Choloepus didactylus isolate mChoDid1 chromosome 10, mChoDid1.pri, whole genome shotgun sequence:
- the LOC119505274 gene encoding N-alpha-acetyltransferase 50-like, with protein sequence MKGSRIELGDVTPHNIKQLKRLNQVIFPVSYNDKFYKDVLEVGELAKLAYFNDIAVGAVCCRVDHSQNQKRLYIMTLGCLAPYRRLGIGTKMLNHVLNICEKDGTFDNIYLHVQISNESAIDFYRKFGFEIIETKKNYYKRIEPADAHVLQKNLKVPSGQNAYVHKTDN encoded by the coding sequence ATGAAAGGTAGCCGGATCGAGCTAGGAGATGTGACACCACACAATATTAAACAGTTGAAGAGATTAAACCAAGTCATCTTTCCAGTCAGCTACAATGACAAATTCTACAAGGATGTACTGGAGGTTGGCGAGCTGGCGAAACTTGCCTATTTCAATGATATTGCAGTAGGTGCGGTATGCTGTAGGGTGGATCATTCACAGAATCAGAAGAGACTTTACATCATGACACTAGGATGTCTGGCACCTTACCGAAGGCTGGGAATAGGAACTAAAATGTTAAATCATGTCTTAAACATCTGTGAAAAAGATGGCACTTTTGACAACATCTATCTGCATGTCCAGATCAGCAATGAGTCAGCAATTGACTTCTACAGGAAGTTTGGCTTTGAGATTATTGAGACAAAGAAGAACTATTATAAGAGGATAGAGCCTGCAGATGCTCATGTGTTGCAGAAAAACCTCAAAGTCCCTTCTGGCCAGAATGCATATGTGCATAAAACAGATAACTGA